A region of Lichenibacterium dinghuense DNA encodes the following proteins:
- the tnpC gene encoding IS66 family transposase produces the protein MSRGDLERLSKEELIELVLKLQRPAKTSRTSSKPPSTDRKERREQSRPGGAKPGHEGHNRLVAEDPDTVVDHRPTECPDCGLALSAELPVETVSVHEHIELPEVKPVVEQHRRLAVVCPGCRARVAAPRPAEAAASPFGLRLHATAVYLKTFQALSYERLQKALFDLFGLRISQGGLTNMLRRAETRFAAGRDAALSVLRRATVVASDETGVRIEGTNSYHWVFRCEEAVVHHAAPTRGACVVHEIMDGHRPAVWLSDRYSAQQGHADRQQTCLAHLARDVAYALEAGNDILALRLKLWLDKAFALARTVTTAAPSTVATKRRKLERSLDDILAAPATCDLARDIQNRMRRARDQLLTFAAFPGRVEATNNACERDLRPAVIQRKNTNGYRAMWSAKGEAAVRTVVATARLTSGAGTFSTVLGTIGA, from the coding sequence ATGAGCCGCGGTGATCTCGAGCGCCTGAGCAAGGAGGAACTGATCGAACTGGTGCTGAAGCTGCAGCGCCCGGCCAAGACGTCGCGCACCTCGTCCAAGCCGCCCTCCACCGACCGCAAGGAGCGGCGCGAACAGTCCCGCCCCGGTGGTGCGAAGCCCGGCCACGAGGGCCATAACCGCCTCGTCGCCGAAGATCCCGACACGGTCGTCGATCACCGTCCGACCGAGTGCCCCGACTGCGGGCTGGCGCTGTCGGCCGAGCTGCCGGTCGAGACGGTCAGCGTGCACGAGCACATCGAACTGCCGGAGGTGAAGCCCGTCGTCGAGCAGCACCGGCGGCTCGCCGTGGTGTGCCCGGGATGCCGGGCCCGCGTGGCGGCGCCGAGACCGGCGGAGGCTGCGGCTTCGCCGTTCGGGCTGCGCCTGCACGCCACGGCCGTGTACCTGAAGACCTTCCAGGCCCTGTCCTACGAGCGGCTGCAAAAGGCCCTGTTCGACCTGTTCGGCCTGCGCATCAGCCAGGGCGGGCTCACCAACATGCTGCGCCGGGCCGAGACGCGCTTCGCGGCCGGGCGCGACGCGGCCCTGTCGGTGTTGCGACGCGCCACCGTTGTGGCGTCCGACGAGACGGGCGTGCGCATCGAGGGCACGAACTCGTACCATTGGGTCTTCCGCTGCGAGGAAGCGGTGGTGCACCACGCCGCCCCGACGCGGGGCGCCTGCGTGGTGCACGAGATCATGGACGGGCACCGGCCCGCCGTGTGGCTGTCGGATCGCTACTCCGCCCAACAGGGCCATGCCGACCGGCAACAGACCTGCCTGGCCCACCTCGCCCGCGACGTCGCCTATGCGCTCGAAGCCGGGAACGACATCCTCGCCCTGCGGCTCAAGCTGTGGCTCGACAAAGCCTTCGCGCTGGCGCGCACCGTCACCACAGCGGCGCCCTCGACGGTGGCCACCAAGCGCCGCAAGTTGGAGCGCTCCCTCGACGACATCCTCGCCGCCCCGGCCACCTGCGACCTGGCGCGCGACATCCAGAACCGCATGCGTCGCGCCCGCGACCAGCTCCTGACCTTCGCGGCCTTCCCCGGACGGGTCGAGGCCACGAACAACGCCTGCGAGCGCGACCTCCGCCCAGCGGTGATCCAGCGCAAGAACACCAACGGCTACCGCGCCATGTGGTCCGCCAAGGGCGAGGCCGCCGTGCGAACCGTGGTGGCCACCGCGCGCCTGACCTCCGGCGCCGGCACGTTCAGCACCGTGCTGGGCACCATCGGCGCCTGA
- a CDS encoding phage late control D family protein, with the protein MGYTTALGYTPIFRISKGDDDLTPQFKDRVLSIRVNSVQGGGTADSCDIVLDDRGWQLALPNIGEGSATLDISLGYAETQLYPMGSFEIDEVDLSFPPKTMLLHGNSAGMNSNLKSPLITSYANQTLNDIVGKLAFSAGVTPQVDPTIGAIQLEWLHQHSGSGHLLTQLERRFNALAKFSDGMLSFTQRGSGNNVSGLSIGSVTLDAADISDLKMKLTNIGSFGSTKASYWDKDQHKLVWVQAGVAGDPASSVPFTIKRAYNTQAEAQAAADAQQAMLNRKGATGSLTLAKGDPSIRGAQHITITGTRSGIDGEYLVSSATHTLVKDAGLTSAIDFESEDGAGGEDSASE; encoded by the coding sequence TTGGGTTACACAACTGCGCTCGGCTACACGCCGATATTTCGTATTTCTAAGGGCGACGACGACCTCACACCGCAGTTTAAGGATCGCGTTCTTTCGATTCGCGTCAATTCCGTCCAAGGCGGCGGCACGGCCGACAGTTGCGACATCGTCCTCGACGATCGCGGCTGGCAACTCGCTCTCCCAAATATCGGCGAAGGTTCAGCGACCCTAGATATCAGTCTAGGCTATGCCGAAACCCAGCTCTATCCGATGGGTAGCTTCGAGATCGACGAGGTTGATCTATCCTTTCCGCCAAAAACCATGCTGCTCCACGGCAACAGCGCCGGGATGAACAGCAATCTCAAATCGCCGCTAATAACGAGTTACGCCAATCAAACATTGAACGACATCGTCGGCAAGCTCGCGTTCAGCGCTGGTGTAACGCCACAGGTCGATCCGACCATCGGTGCCATCCAACTCGAATGGCTCCACCAGCACAGCGGCTCTGGACATCTTCTCACACAGCTTGAGCGGAGGTTCAACGCCCTCGCCAAGTTCAGCGACGGCATGTTGAGCTTCACCCAACGCGGGTCGGGTAACAACGTATCGGGCCTGAGCATCGGATCGGTGACGCTCGACGCCGCCGACATATCCGATCTCAAAATGAAGTTGACGAACATCGGTTCGTTCGGCTCGACGAAGGCCAGTTATTGGGACAAGGATCAACATAAACTGGTGTGGGTTCAGGCCGGTGTCGCTGGTGATCCTGCATCGTCTGTGCCGTTCACGATCAAGAGGGCCTACAATACGCAGGCGGAAGCACAAGCCGCCGCCGACGCGCAGCAAGCTATGCTCAATCGGAAGGGCGCGACAGGATCTTTGACCCTGGCAAAAGGCGACCCGTCCATTCGCGGCGCGCAGCACATCACCATCACCGGGACCCGGAGCGGGATCGATGGCGAATATCTCGTGTCGAGCGCCACCCACACGTTGGTGAAGGATGCCGGCCTGACTTCGGCGATCGACTTCGAATCCGAAGACGGCGCGGGCGGCGAGGACAGCGCCTCGGAATAA
- the pdeM gene encoding ligase-associated DNA damage response endonuclease PdeM, producing MHSHVTIAGVDLLADFCGALFHEGDRVLLVADLHLEKGSSFARRGMMLPPYDTAATLAKLAAVVARTKPRLVVALGDSFHDRGGASRMGEADRAALGALQAGRDWLWLAGNHDPAPPDGLTGDTADQWHLGPLTLRHEPTPGADNRAGAAGEIAGHLHPVAIVAGAGSAVRRRCFVSDGTRCIMPAFGAYAGGLNFRHPAFAGLLKDGRRIAHALGRDRVYAIPESRCLSGA from the coding sequence ATGCATAGCCACGTGACGATCGCGGGGGTCGACCTCCTCGCTGACTTCTGCGGGGCGCTGTTCCACGAGGGCGACCGCGTGCTGCTGGTCGCCGACCTCCACCTGGAAAAGGGCTCCTCCTTCGCCCGGCGCGGCATGATGCTGCCGCCCTACGACACGGCCGCGACGCTGGCCAAGCTCGCCGCCGTCGTGGCGCGCACGAAGCCCCGCCTCGTCGTGGCGCTCGGCGATTCGTTCCACGACCGCGGCGGCGCGTCCCGGATGGGCGAGGCCGACAGGGCGGCGCTGGGCGCGCTCCAGGCCGGGCGCGACTGGCTGTGGCTCGCCGGCAACCACGACCCCGCCCCGCCGGACGGGCTCACGGGCGACACCGCGGATCAGTGGCACCTCGGGCCGCTGACGCTGCGCCACGAGCCGACGCCGGGCGCGGACAACCGCGCTGGCGCGGCAGGCGAGATCGCGGGCCACCTCCACCCCGTCGCCATAGTGGCCGGGGCGGGCAGCGCCGTGCGGCGGCGCTGCTTCGTGTCGGACGGCACGCGCTGCATCATGCCGGCCTTCGGGGCCTATGCGGGCGGGCTCAACTTCCGCCACCCGGCCTTCGCGGGCCTGCTCAAGGACGGGCGGCGCATCGCCCACGCGCTGGGGCGCGACAGGGTCTACGCCATCCCCGAGAGCCGCTGCCTGTCGGGGGCGTGA
- a CDS encoding IS630 family transposase — MIKRHFLSKDDRARLTGIARDGLEEHRVARRANAILLLDKGWSCEQVSEALLLDDDTIRSWFKVYREGGVPALARFDLAGGHRALTVEQLTALKAWATEALPASTRAIGHHIRTTYGMSYTRSGLIKLMAALDFVWRKPDLVPSHLDLAAQEAFIEQHERLRNGLGADEAIVYGDAVHPTHQTRPAGVWMPRGADVAVPAASGRDRMNIHGVIDLETGATRMKEVLSVDAQSTIELLTSIENAYTTMRRIHVYLDNARYHHARAVQDWMRQPGRRIVLHFIPSYCPHLNPIERLWGVMHQNVTHNRYYATFKDFAEAILTFLKETVPKHFSRFSSRITDNFRIRDPKDSRVVAS; from the coding sequence ATGATCAAGCGCCATTTCCTGAGCAAGGACGATCGTGCGCGGCTGACGGGCATCGCGCGGGATGGGCTTGAGGAGCATCGGGTCGCCCGGCGCGCCAACGCGATCCTTTTGTTGGACAAGGGCTGGAGTTGCGAGCAGGTTTCGGAGGCTCTCCTCCTGGACGACGACACGATCCGGAGCTGGTTCAAGGTTTATCGCGAGGGCGGCGTACCGGCTCTGGCGCGCTTCGACTTGGCGGGCGGGCACCGCGCCTTGACGGTGGAGCAGCTCACGGCCCTGAAAGCCTGGGCCACGGAGGCGCTTCCGGCGTCGACACGCGCGATCGGTCATCACATCCGGACGACGTATGGCATGTCGTACACGCGATCCGGTTTGATCAAGCTGATGGCGGCGCTGGATTTTGTCTGGCGCAAGCCTGACCTTGTGCCCTCGCATCTCGACCTTGCGGCGCAGGAAGCGTTCATCGAGCAGCATGAGCGGCTCCGCAACGGCCTTGGGGCCGACGAAGCGATCGTCTACGGCGATGCCGTTCACCCGACCCATCAGACGCGACCGGCGGGCGTGTGGATGCCGCGTGGCGCCGACGTCGCGGTTCCTGCGGCGTCGGGCCGTGATCGCATGAACATCCATGGTGTGATCGACCTGGAGACCGGCGCGACGCGGATGAAGGAAGTGCTTTCGGTCGATGCGCAAAGCACGATCGAGCTTCTGACCTCCATCGAGAACGCCTACACGACGATGCGTCGGATCCATGTCTATCTGGACAACGCCCGCTATCATCATGCCCGTGCTGTTCAGGATTGGATGAGGCAACCGGGACGGCGCATCGTGCTTCACTTCATCCCGAGTTACTGCCCTCACCTCAACCCGATCGAGCGGCTCTGGGGCGTGATGCACCAGAACGTCACCCACAACCGGTACTATGCCACATTCAAGGACTTCGCGGAGGCGATCCTGACATTCCTCAAGGAAACGGTCCCGAAGCACTTCAGTCGCTTCTCATCCCGAATCACCGATAACTTCCGCATCCGAGACCCAAAGGATTCTCGGGTCGTCGCGTCGTAG
- a CDS encoding glycoside hydrolase family protein, producing MSDETLSLGMDLVARDEASPAINAVRASLDELRKSALAIGRTIKRSLNTEFVQAMNAATSAATKLGADTTASLNRVATSIRADTAAMDAFTVSVRAAAAAQRDLSRGASRGGRGGGGGSRPPAPPRGLPDLREIRRRWTLRERSARAEVAEIQASAKAEAVRQKAVLDGVARQWRLRQNSECAELRHLSAVRRERTAMRREMNKRVGEVYHHGRHAIRSLNHPAFESAGFWLSAGAAFGVEAGKHLIEAAKQLDTVTTRYKMQPGVSASDAAKVREESLREGIRLGVDPAEVAKLRLQGLKDGLQPDVAKILPSSIQAAIQTMGGSLDKDGDELAKAIREGSTVGWVKNAADARSMMNEIAGLSTFNGNSPEKMQQFLASGGIGRGKELGWSKQQTMAFGAALNGSGERTGFGSARLMAQLPEIQAGIVDKYRRAARSHENSEERRAVLSGPRKLGYSGPFEMQQAFRTPEGVVSFLSRLQGLDEKTRAQIEKGYGLGPQFNAVSAEMGANHGERYHHALKRENELSGQDASNDVLSQNSKTWSKSIEFMLDQLKASTSAVQAELGDVIKDDVLEPFTGWWVSISNALLDGGMKQDLHRAIQSFVQGLGFDDLTAALNSLRASVGTFDLSGFLLGVGQGLRTVTDSFASIAHVLGFAGDGSARQLGKLAAELLGMSVALRIASPVITLLSGIASGFMAIKAAVSGVSIASKFFNLSTGLKALLGVETAAMTTGLIGLAGALTTIGVAVQALLDLGILNKVTLLPKGTSAPALDEWLWGRTPDGKSARPAWVDRLTGNAPAASPAPVVPQGAPNPTTETPADYWRRKRGFHPSSYEGDGQSWRDLMTPASWSPADASETTRSAIVDTARSTDHIRQGIDRVADLLHRASSNPLAGVGGDGDAGGFSSRSGGASIRHGHRGATFDASLPNMRYGHGGGGSYRRTPGNRAPSGHTDADDGSSGAPSDGSSIGWTAAILRKKEGFIGHAAWDVNHYRLGYGSDTITDANGNVRSVQRGDRVSKEDAERDLRRRMPQFQAGLRKEVGAAAWDKLDPATQGALTSVGYNYGSFKKLASLRAAIGTGDKHTIAQAVRNLQGHNGGVNRQRRLEEASIIETGHLPSSWKTKDPSSAPVGTASNPMVVKPDPKSTPRTVSPEAAETARRVLGNTRSKSDDTRPASNIQADNSSSGHTYNFHIHGAHDARHVARTVEAMLDRRNNAYHDQHESV from the coding sequence ATGAGCGACGAAACACTCTCGCTTGGGATGGACCTTGTCGCGCGTGACGAGGCCAGCCCTGCAATTAACGCCGTCCGCGCGTCGCTCGATGAGTTGCGGAAGTCCGCCCTGGCGATCGGACGGACGATCAAGCGGTCTCTGAACACCGAGTTCGTCCAGGCCATGAACGCCGCCACCAGCGCGGCCACGAAGCTCGGGGCTGATACGACGGCGTCGCTGAACCGGGTCGCGACGTCGATCCGGGCCGACACCGCCGCCATGGACGCCTTCACGGTTTCCGTCCGCGCCGCTGCCGCTGCCCAGCGCGATCTATCCCGTGGTGCAAGCCGTGGTGGTCGCGGTGGTGGTGGTGGCAGTCGACCGCCTGCACCTCCCCGTGGCCTGCCCGACCTCCGCGAGATCAGGCGCCGATGGACTCTGCGCGAGCGCTCCGCCCGTGCCGAGGTGGCCGAGATCCAGGCCAGCGCGAAGGCCGAAGCCGTCCGCCAGAAGGCTGTGCTCGACGGTGTTGCTCGTCAATGGCGTCTCCGTCAGAACAGCGAATGCGCCGAGTTGCGGCACCTGAGCGCCGTCCGCCGCGAGCGCACCGCTATGCGCCGCGAGATGAACAAGCGAGTCGGTGAGGTCTATCATCACGGCCGACATGCTATCAGAAGTTTAAACCACCCGGCCTTCGAATCCGCGGGGTTTTGGCTGAGTGCTGGCGCAGCGTTCGGAGTCGAAGCCGGAAAGCATCTCATCGAAGCTGCCAAGCAACTCGACACGGTGACGACGCGCTATAAGATGCAGCCCGGCGTTTCTGCTTCCGATGCGGCAAAGGTCCGTGAGGAATCACTGCGCGAGGGCATCCGTCTCGGCGTCGATCCCGCTGAAGTCGCGAAGCTTCGATTGCAGGGGTTAAAGGATGGTCTTCAGCCTGACGTCGCGAAGATCCTGCCGTCCAGTATCCAGGCCGCGATTCAGACGATGGGTGGAAGTCTCGACAAAGACGGCGATGAACTTGCGAAAGCCATTCGTGAGGGTTCAACGGTCGGATGGGTGAAGAATGCCGCCGATGCGCGGTCCATGATGAATGAGATTGCTGGCCTGTCGACCTTCAACGGCAACTCGCCTGAAAAGATGCAACAGTTCCTGGCATCAGGTGGCATCGGTCGAGGAAAAGAACTCGGCTGGTCCAAGCAACAGACGATGGCGTTCGGCGCTGCTTTGAACGGCTCCGGTGAAAGAACAGGTTTCGGCTCAGCTCGTTTGATGGCGCAACTGCCGGAAATCCAAGCTGGCATCGTCGACAAGTATCGTCGGGCGGCTCGCTCGCATGAAAACTCCGAAGAACGCCGCGCTGTTCTGTCCGGTCCTCGTAAGTTGGGCTACAGCGGCCCATTCGAGATGCAACAGGCATTCCGAACTCCCGAAGGTGTCGTGAGCTTTCTGAGCCGTCTACAAGGTCTCGATGAGAAGACGCGCGCTCAAATCGAGAAGGGATATGGCCTCGGGCCGCAGTTCAACGCTGTGTCGGCCGAAATGGGTGCGAACCACGGCGAGCGTTACCATCACGCTTTGAAACGCGAGAACGAACTGAGCGGTCAAGACGCCTCGAACGATGTTCTGAGTCAGAACAGCAAGACGTGGTCGAAGTCCATCGAGTTCATGCTTGACCAGCTCAAGGCTAGCACGTCGGCGGTGCAGGCCGAACTTGGCGACGTGATCAAAGATGATGTTTTGGAGCCGTTCACCGGCTGGTGGGTCAGCATCTCGAATGCGTTGCTTGACGGCGGGATGAAGCAGGATTTGCATCGTGCGATTCAGAGCTTTGTTCAAGGCTTGGGCTTCGACGATCTGACGGCAGCTCTAAACAGTCTGCGTGCCAGCGTCGGAACCTTCGACCTTTCCGGATTCCTGCTCGGTGTCGGCCAAGGTCTCCGAACCGTCACGGACAGCTTCGCCAGCATCGCGCATGTCCTCGGCTTTGCTGGTGACGGCTCGGCGCGGCAGCTTGGGAAGCTCGCGGCCGAACTGTTGGGCATGAGCGTCGCGCTCAGGATCGCGTCGCCGGTCATCACGCTCTTGTCTGGCATCGCCTCCGGCTTCATGGCGATCAAGGCCGCTGTTTCGGGCGTGTCAATCGCGTCCAAGTTCTTCAACCTGTCGACCGGGCTGAAGGCTCTGCTCGGCGTGGAAACCGCCGCCATGACCACGGGCTTGATCGGCCTCGCGGGCGCTCTGACGACCATCGGGGTTGCGGTTCAGGCATTACTCGACTTGGGCATCCTCAACAAGGTGACGCTGTTGCCGAAGGGCACCTCGGCGCCAGCCCTCGACGAATGGCTTTGGGGCCGGACGCCGGACGGCAAGAGCGCCCGCCCTGCGTGGGTCGACCGCCTCACGGGCAATGCGCCAGCGGCCTCCCCTGCCCCCGTTGTCCCCCAAGGGGCTCCGAATCCTACAACGGAAACACCCGCCGACTACTGGCGGCGCAAGCGCGGGTTCCACCCATCGTCATATGAAGGCGACGGGCAGTCGTGGCGGGACTTGATGACGCCAGCGAGTTGGAGCCCGGCCGATGCCAGCGAGACGACGCGCAGCGCCATCGTCGACACGGCACGCTCAACGGACCATATCCGGCAAGGAATCGACCGCGTGGCCGACCTCCTACATCGGGCTTCGTCGAATCCGCTGGCCGGCGTAGGTGGCGATGGTGACGCTGGAGGATTCAGCTCGCGTTCCGGCGGTGCAAGCATCCGACACGGCCACCGCGGCGCGACCTTCGATGCCTCGCTTCCGAATATGCGCTACGGCCACGGTGGGGGCGGAAGCTACCGGCGGACGCCTGGAAACCGCGCCCCGAGTGGTCACACCGATGCCGACGACGGGAGCAGTGGAGCGCCGAGCGATGGTTCTTCCATCGGTTGGACGGCCGCCATCCTTCGGAAGAAGGAAGGATTCATCGGTCACGCCGCATGGGATGTGAATCACTACCGGCTCGGGTACGGCTCCGACACCATCACGGACGCGAACGGAAACGTTCGATCGGTCCAACGTGGTGACAGGGTCAGTAAAGAAGATGCAGAGCGTGATCTCAGGCGCCGCATGCCGCAGTTTCAAGCTGGACTCCGCAAGGAAGTCGGCGCAGCCGCGTGGGATAAACTCGATCCCGCCACGCAAGGTGCTCTAACCTCCGTTGGTTATAACTATGGCTCGTTCAAGAAGCTCGCCAGCTTGAGGGCCGCCATCGGAACGGGCGACAAGCACACCATCGCCCAAGCGGTTCGAAACCTTCAAGGCCACAACGGCGGCGTCAACCGTCAGCGTCGGCTTGAAGAAGCTTCGATCATCGAAACGGGACACCTGCCGTCGTCGTGGAAGACGAAAGACCCATCGTCGGCTCCAGTCGGAACAGCGTCGAATCCGATGGTGGTCAAACCGGACCCGAAGTCGACGCCCCGCACAGTATCACCCGAGGCCGCTGAAACTGCCCGTCGCGTCCTCGGGAACACCCGGTCGAAGTCTGACGACACCCGGCCGGCGAGTAACATCCAGGCCGACAACTCATCGAGCGGTCACACCTACAATTTCCACATTCATGGTGCCCACGATGCTCGCCACGTCGCACGGACCGTGGAGGCGATGTTGGACAGGCGGAACAACGCTTACCACGATCAGCACGAGTCAGTCTAA